The Caulobacter sp. FWC26 genome contains a region encoding:
- a CDS encoding DUF3309 family protein, with the protein MLGTILIIILILALIGALPTWGHSRSWGYFPSGGLGLILVILIILVLMGRI; encoded by the coding sequence ATGCTTGGCACGATCCTTATCATCATCCTGATCCTGGCCCTGATCGGCGCGCTGCCCACCTGGGGCCACAGCCGCTCGTGGGGCTACTTCCCCAGTGGGGGCCTTGGCCTGATCCTCGTGATCCTCATTATCCTGGTGCTGATGGGCAGAATCTAG
- a CDS encoding MFS transporter yields MTATAEATRLTPMARARAILGGSAGNLVEWYDWFAYAAFTLYFAPAFFPKGDQTVQLLQAAAVFFLGFVARPIGAWLMGLYADHAGRRAALSVSVALMCGGALIIAVTPDFKTIGLWAPAILLFARVLQGLSVGGEYGASATYMSEMAGKARRGFWSSFHYVTLIAGQLLALGVLIILQRTLGEEALKAWAWRVPFIIGALLAVVVFWIRRGLEESISFKRPAQSETLSRTQVASAAVFLLLTIVAAALGLTGGPSAKAAQYLGAAFLVLFFVSLIVPLIRRHPRESLLIMGLTAGGSLTFYVYTTYMQKFLVNTAGFSKAEASEVSALSLIAFMLMQPLAGWLSDRFGRKPMLIIAFGGGALTIWPIMTAISQSTSVGVALALILAGVAFQSCYTSISAVVKAEMFPAEIRALGVALPYALANVLFGGTAEMVALAFKHENLESTFYLYVAAVMTVGLLCSVILKDTSRHSLIHED; encoded by the coding sequence ATGACGGCGACAGCCGAGGCCACGCGCCTCACGCCGATGGCCAGGGCCCGGGCGATCCTGGGCGGCTCGGCCGGCAATCTAGTCGAATGGTACGACTGGTTCGCCTACGCCGCCTTCACCCTCTATTTCGCGCCCGCCTTCTTTCCTAAGGGCGACCAGACCGTCCAGCTGCTGCAGGCGGCGGCGGTCTTCTTCCTGGGGTTCGTCGCGCGCCCGATCGGCGCCTGGCTGATGGGCCTCTATGCCGATCACGCGGGTCGCCGCGCGGCGCTGTCGGTTTCTGTGGCGCTGATGTGTGGCGGCGCCCTGATCATCGCCGTCACCCCGGACTTCAAGACCATAGGCCTGTGGGCCCCCGCCATCCTGCTGTTCGCCCGCGTGCTGCAAGGGCTGTCGGTCGGCGGCGAGTATGGGGCCAGCGCCACCTATATGAGCGAGATGGCGGGGAAGGCCCGCCGCGGCTTCTGGTCAAGCTTCCACTATGTGACCCTGATCGCTGGCCAGCTGCTGGCGCTGGGCGTTCTGATCATTCTGCAACGCACCCTGGGCGAAGAGGCCCTGAAGGCCTGGGCCTGGCGGGTTCCGTTCATCATCGGCGCCCTGCTGGCGGTCGTGGTGTTCTGGATCCGTCGCGGGCTTGAGGAGAGCATCTCGTTCAAGCGGCCCGCGCAGAGTGAGACCCTGTCCCGGACCCAGGTCGCCAGTGCGGCCGTGTTCTTGCTGCTGACCATCGTCGCGGCCGCCCTGGGGCTTACCGGCGGACCATCGGCGAAGGCCGCCCAGTATCTGGGCGCGGCGTTCCTGGTCCTGTTCTTCGTCTCGCTGATCGTGCCGCTGATCCGCCGCCATCCGCGCGAGAGCCTGCTGATCATGGGCCTGACCGCCGGCGGGTCGCTGACCTTCTATGTCTACACGACCTATATGCAGAAGTTCCTGGTCAACACCGCCGGGTTCAGCAAGGCGGAGGCGTCCGAGGTCAGCGCCCTCAGCCTGATCGCCTTCATGCTGATGCAGCCGCTGGCCGGCTGGTTGTCGGACCGCTTTGGCCGCAAGCCGATGCTGATCATCGCGTTTGGGGGCGGCGCCCTGACCATCTGGCCGATCATGACCGCCATCAGCCAGTCAACCTCGGTCGGTGTGGCCCTGGCCCTGATCCTCGCCGGCGTCGCGTTTCAGTCCTGCTACACCTCGATCAGCGCCGTGGTGAAGGCCGAGATGTTCCCGGCGGAGATCCGCGCCCTGGGCGTCGCCCTGCCCTACGCCCTGGCCAACGTCCTGTTCGGCGGCACCGCCGAGATGGTCGCCCTGGCCTTCAAGCATGAGAACCTGGAAAGTACGTTCTATCTGTATGTCGCCGCGGTGATGACCGTGGGACTGCTCTGTTCGGTCATCCTCAAGGACACCAGTCGCCACAGCCTCATCCATGAGGACTAA